A single genomic interval of Granulicella tundricola MP5ACTX9 harbors:
- a CDS encoding cytochrome P460 family protein gives MKFPADYRDWVFLTSGLDMSYSSDAAPDHSMFNNVFVNPSAYRAFKATGHWPEGTVLVLENRGAEGAKSINKRGKTESSELMGLEVHVLDSAHVKGGWGFYGFDNQVSGKLIARPAGCYTCHEEHAAVDTTFVQFYPTLMETAKTKGTLSAAYLKELKP, from the coding sequence ATGAAATTTCCAGCGGATTATCGGGATTGGGTGTTTCTGACTTCGGGATTGGATATGAGCTATAGCTCGGATGCGGCGCCGGATCACTCGATGTTCAATAACGTGTTTGTGAACCCTTCTGCCTACCGCGCATTCAAGGCTACGGGGCATTGGCCGGAGGGGACGGTGCTGGTGCTCGAAAACCGGGGGGCGGAGGGGGCGAAGTCGATCAACAAGCGGGGGAAGACGGAGTCCAGCGAGTTGATGGGGCTGGAGGTGCATGTGCTTGATTCAGCACATGTGAAGGGTGGATGGGGGTTCTATGGGTTTGATAACCAGGTGAGTGGGAAGCTGATTGCGCGGCCGGCGGGTTGCTATACGTGCCATGAGGAGCATGCTGCGGTGGATACGACGTTTGTGCAGTTTTATCCGACGCTGATGGAGACGGCTAAGACGAAGGGGACCTTGAGTGCGGCTTATTTGAAGGAGTTGAAGCCTTAG
- a CDS encoding AraC family transcriptional regulator produces the protein MSEPILLRAGDCFILPRGLPFQLTTDLSLKPVHYTIALSRLNSHSALPAMSEGTRYMAGGFFGFTGSHAEMLLQSLPPIVHIRRESDRDAMRWSLERLREELRDPQPGGSLIAQQLAYMMLIQALRLHLASATQAGGGWLSALTDKHMSLAISSVHNNPGHPWTLEALAARVGMSRSVFALRFRQTVGATPMEYLTRWRMLLAADRLKNSTDGLSTIARSLGYESESAFGKAFRRVMGRSPRQYTRSNQVQLIP, from the coding sequence ATGTCTGAGCCAATACTGCTCCGCGCCGGAGATTGCTTCATCCTGCCACGCGGCTTACCCTTCCAACTCACCACCGACCTCTCATTGAAACCCGTCCATTACACGATTGCTTTGAGCCGCCTGAACAGCCACAGCGCCCTCCCGGCGATGAGCGAAGGGACACGGTACATGGCAGGAGGGTTCTTCGGCTTCACCGGAAGCCACGCGGAGATGCTTCTCCAGTCACTTCCGCCCATCGTGCACATTCGCCGCGAGTCGGACAGGGACGCCATGCGCTGGTCGCTGGAGCGTCTACGCGAGGAACTGCGCGATCCTCAACCCGGCGGTTCCCTGATTGCCCAGCAGCTTGCCTACATGATGCTCATTCAGGCGCTGCGCCTCCACCTTGCGAGCGCCACCCAGGCCGGCGGCGGATGGCTCTCCGCACTCACAGACAAGCACATGAGTCTCGCCATCTCCAGCGTGCATAACAACCCAGGACATCCGTGGACGCTCGAAGCGCTGGCCGCACGCGTCGGGATGTCGCGCTCAGTCTTCGCGTTGCGTTTTCGCCAGACAGTCGGCGCAACCCCCATGGAATATCTCACCCGTTGGCGGATGCTGCTGGCCGCCGATCGCCTGAAAAACTCCACGGACGGCCTCTCCACAATCGCTCGCTCTCTCGGTTACGAGTCGGAGAGTGCCTTCGGCAAGGCGTTCCGGCGAGTCATGGGCCGCTCGCCAAGGCAGTACACCCGGTCGAACCAAGTCCAACTCATCCCTTGA
- a CDS encoding DoxX family protein — translation MMSGFQIGRVILAVVFVVAGVLHFVLTPVYVRIVPGYLPSPVLLVHISGICEVLGGIGLLVPRVSRVAAWGLVALLVAVFPANVTMVLDTGRFPGIPLWAAWVRLPLQLPLIWWAWIYTRA, via the coding sequence ATGATGAGTGGATTTCAGATTGGGCGAGTGATCCTAGCGGTGGTGTTCGTGGTGGCGGGGGTGCTGCACTTCGTGCTGACGCCGGTGTATGTGCGGATCGTGCCGGGGTATCTGCCGAGTCCGGTTTTGCTGGTACATATCAGTGGGATTTGCGAGGTGCTGGGTGGGATTGGGTTGCTGGTGCCGAGGGTGTCGCGGGTGGCGGCCTGGGGGTTGGTGGCGCTGCTGGTGGCAGTGTTTCCGGCTAACGTGACGATGGTTTTGGATACGGGGCGATTTCCTGGTATTCCGCTCTGGGCGGCGTGGGTGAGACTGCCGCTGCAACTGCCTTTGATCTGGTGGGCTTGGATCTATACACGGGCTTGA
- a CDS encoding PA2169 family four-helix-bundle protein, with protein MSTDADKNSEFEKILKEVINVLQDGQKGFADLGEHLKDDTVKRYFLAESLKRANFRAELENELHRHGVKDVHEEGTALGAIHRTWGDLKAKISTPTDHSLLATAEQGEDKAKATYKDALDQELPLPIRQLLTEQQAHILTSHDYVKAHRDALASK; from the coding sequence ATGTCGACTGACGCAGATAAGAACAGTGAATTCGAGAAGATCCTGAAGGAAGTCATCAACGTATTGCAGGACGGCCAGAAGGGCTTTGCCGACCTAGGCGAGCATCTGAAGGACGATACGGTCAAACGTTACTTCCTGGCCGAGTCGCTCAAGCGTGCGAACTTCCGCGCGGAGCTGGAGAACGAACTGCACCGCCACGGGGTGAAGGACGTCCACGAGGAGGGTACTGCCCTCGGCGCGATCCATCGGACCTGGGGCGATCTCAAGGCCAAGATTTCGACTCCTACCGACCACTCGCTGCTGGCGACTGCCGAGCAGGGTGAGGACAAGGCCAAGGCAACGTACAAGGATGCGCTTGATCAGGAGCTTCCGCTGCCGATCCGTCAGCTTTTGACGGAGCAGCAGGCGCATATCCTGACCTCTCACGATTATGTGAAAGCCCATCGGGATGCTCTTGCGTCCAAATAA
- a CDS encoding helix-turn-helix transcriptional regulator: MDDTVSRIFVLLETLQGRDRVTGTELAERLDVDLRTIQRYVVRLKSLHIPIDSSPGVGGAYRLRPGYRLPPLVLTNEEAFALSLGLRALRQIGLSAFAPATEGALAKLGRVLPHTLRESLRTVEDVIAGDPSPWSAPASFESLITAATAIRTGHRIHFAYESHNATTSTRQVEPYAVIHMDGRWYLIGHCLSRAGLRTFRLDRVSNLETGTPTFERPLNFDARRYLADHMPFIPAEYEIDVWLDMPLEEAQRNFALWRIALEADAGGTRLRCTRDRLEIFAAMILSTGRPIKIHRPAELRETFRQLATQALQAANDSFEAPTPA; this comes from the coding sequence ATGGATGACACCGTCAGCCGCATCTTCGTTCTCCTCGAGACCCTCCAGGGCCGCGACCGCGTCACCGGCACAGAACTCGCCGAACGGCTCGACGTCGATCTCCGCACCATCCAGCGCTACGTCGTCCGCCTCAAATCCCTCCACATCCCCATCGACTCCTCGCCCGGCGTCGGCGGCGCCTACCGTCTTCGCCCCGGCTATCGCCTCCCGCCCCTCGTCCTCACCAACGAAGAGGCCTTCGCCCTCTCCCTCGGCCTCCGAGCCCTCCGCCAGATCGGTCTCTCCGCCTTCGCCCCAGCCACAGAGGGAGCCCTCGCCAAACTAGGCCGGGTCCTCCCCCACACCCTCCGCGAAAGCCTCCGCACCGTAGAAGACGTCATCGCCGGCGACCCCAGCCCCTGGTCCGCCCCCGCCTCCTTCGAATCCCTCATCACCGCCGCCACCGCCATCCGCACCGGCCACCGCATCCACTTCGCCTACGAGTCCCACAATGCCACCACCTCCACCCGCCAGGTCGAACCCTACGCCGTCATCCACATGGACGGCCGCTGGTACCTGATCGGCCATTGTCTCTCCCGCGCCGGCCTCCGCACCTTCCGCCTGGACCGCGTCTCCAACCTCGAAACCGGCACCCCCACCTTCGAGCGCCCTCTCAACTTCGACGCCCGCCGCTACCTCGCCGACCACATGCCCTTCATCCCAGCCGAGTACGAGATCGACGTCTGGCTCGACATGCCCCTCGAAGAGGCCCAACGCAACTTCGCCCTATGGCGCATCGCCCTGGAGGCAGACGCCGGCGGAACCCGCCTCCGCTGCACCCGAGACCGCCTGGAGATCTTCGCCGCCATGATCCTCTCCACCGGCCGCCCCATCAAAATCCACCGTCCCGCAGAACTCCGCGAAACCTTCCGCCAACTAGCCACCCAGGCCCTACAAGCCGCCAACGACTCCTTTGAAGCACCCACTCCAGCCTAA
- a CDS encoding DNA translocase FtsK has product MKPLRLVSAPTRSRRLNEILGMIVLVAAGLFLLALASYTPTDPSFNSVGGYITGRPAHNWIGLFGAWTSDAILQTLGIAAFLLPVLLVRLGVCWLKSRPAGSAIARWLGLGMWVVFAPAAVALLPGHLLWRNSLPIEGLGGRMVSDFTIQLLNLPGACIVLALAVLLSLYLATTFSFSTAREWMTMHFAFAASIRERWNQRQARRRGEMPDVDLVDATGEVYGAKREKLAAEARKERERAEKAATRSSNTLLSTLFGWWPRRKDATISITPSQPEAAPTSVWEAMPRMNVDAPPVTPLSTATAAAAPYAEALAAAAAPLPLQPDELDLAPVQGRFVEEEPFSFLSQPVARPVQEPKRAVLKPQLVEAVTAEAGPISFGRRADTDVKAVAITAKSVRGYKLPSSSLLYRSEEQAIVREDALREEARVLVEKCGEFGVDGQVTQINPGPVVTTFEFRPDAGVKYSRVTGLADDLCLAMAAESILIERMAGKSTVGIQVPNSDRETIWLRDVVECESFAQSKSKLAIALGKDINGRIVTADLASMPHVLIAGSTGSGKSVAINAMIMSVLFKSTPEQVRMILVDPKRVELGMYEGIPHLFTPIITEAKLAANALRNAVREMERRLKLLAANHVRNIDQFNKLFDNGSEYLFEDVNQEPLPYIIIIIDELADLMMLDRSNVEESITRLAQMARAVGIHLILATQRPSVDVITGLIKANVPTRMSFRLATKVDSRTIIDSNGAESLLGRGDMLYLPPGTSRLQRVHAPFVTEKEISAVTAFWRAQGEAEYVEGFLEGPKDEKDGSGVEGSHSDENENDPMFDDAVRLVFEFGKASTSLLQRRLRIGYGRAAHLIDLMERDGLVGPADGSKPREILKSPSFYSEIDAALR; this is encoded by the coding sequence ATGAAGCCGCTCCGTCTCGTATCCGCTCCAACGCGCAGCCGTCGCCTCAACGAGATCCTCGGAATGATCGTCCTGGTCGCCGCCGGACTCTTCCTCCTGGCCCTCGCGAGCTACACTCCGACCGATCCATCCTTCAACTCCGTCGGCGGATACATCACTGGGCGTCCTGCTCACAACTGGATCGGCCTCTTCGGCGCCTGGACCTCGGACGCCATCCTCCAGACCCTCGGCATAGCAGCCTTCCTCCTGCCCGTCCTGCTGGTCCGCCTGGGAGTCTGCTGGCTCAAGTCCCGCCCCGCCGGCTCCGCTATAGCCCGCTGGCTCGGCCTCGGCATGTGGGTCGTCTTCGCCCCCGCCGCCGTCGCCCTCCTCCCCGGCCACCTCCTCTGGCGCAACTCCCTCCCCATCGAAGGCTTGGGGGGCCGCATGGTCTCAGACTTCACCATCCAACTTTTGAATCTGCCCGGCGCCTGCATCGTCCTCGCCCTCGCCGTCCTTCTCTCCCTCTACCTCGCCACCACCTTCTCCTTCAGCACCGCCCGCGAGTGGATGACCATGCACTTCGCCTTCGCCGCCTCCATCCGTGAGCGGTGGAACCAGCGCCAGGCTCGCCGCCGCGGTGAGATGCCCGACGTAGACCTGGTCGATGCCACCGGTGAAGTCTACGGAGCCAAGCGGGAGAAGCTGGCCGCCGAGGCCCGCAAGGAGCGCGAGCGTGCCGAGAAGGCAGCCACCCGTTCCAGCAACACCCTCCTTTCCACCCTCTTCGGCTGGTGGCCCCGCCGCAAGGACGCCACCATCTCCATCACGCCCTCCCAACCGGAGGCCGCCCCCACCTCCGTCTGGGAGGCCATGCCACGGATGAACGTGGATGCCCCCCCGGTGACGCCGCTAAGCACCGCGACCGCGGCGGCTGCACCCTATGCCGAGGCTCTGGCCGCTGCGGCGGCTCCGCTGCCGCTGCAGCCGGATGAGTTGGACTTGGCGCCGGTGCAGGGACGGTTCGTCGAGGAGGAACCGTTCTCCTTCCTCAGCCAGCCGGTGGCCCGGCCCGTCCAGGAGCCCAAGAGGGCGGTGCTCAAGCCGCAGCTTGTGGAGGCTGTGACTGCGGAGGCGGGGCCTATCTCGTTTGGGCGGCGGGCGGATACGGATGTGAAGGCGGTGGCGATTACGGCCAAGTCGGTGCGGGGGTATAAGCTGCCCTCGTCGTCGCTGCTGTATCGGTCAGAGGAGCAGGCGATTGTCAGGGAGGATGCGCTGCGGGAAGAGGCGCGCGTTCTGGTTGAAAAGTGTGGAGAGTTTGGGGTGGATGGGCAGGTGACCCAGATCAACCCAGGGCCGGTGGTGACTACGTTCGAGTTCAGGCCGGATGCGGGTGTGAAGTACTCGCGGGTGACGGGGCTTGCGGATGACCTCTGCCTCGCCATGGCTGCTGAGAGCATCCTGATCGAGCGGATGGCGGGCAAGTCGACTGTCGGGATTCAGGTGCCGAACAGTGATCGGGAGACGATCTGGCTGCGCGATGTGGTCGAGTGCGAGAGCTTTGCGCAGTCGAAGAGCAAGCTGGCCATCGCCCTGGGCAAAGATATCAATGGGCGGATCGTGACGGCGGACCTGGCGTCCATGCCGCATGTGCTCATCGCCGGGTCGACCGGCTCGGGTAAGTCGGTCGCGATCAACGCGATGATTATGAGCGTGCTGTTCAAGTCCACGCCGGAGCAGGTTCGGATGATTCTTGTCGATCCGAAGCGGGTGGAGCTGGGGATGTATGAAGGCATCCCTCACCTGTTCACGCCGATCATCACTGAGGCCAAGCTCGCCGCCAATGCGCTACGCAATGCCGTGCGCGAGATGGAACGGCGGCTGAAGCTGCTGGCCGCGAACCATGTGCGCAACATCGATCAGTTCAACAAGCTCTTCGACAACGGGTCGGAGTACCTGTTCGAGGACGTGAACCAGGAGCCGTTGCCGTACATCATCATCATCATCGACGAGTTGGCGGACCTGATGATGCTGGACCGTTCGAACGTCGAAGAGTCGATTACTCGTCTGGCGCAGATGGCCCGGGCGGTGGGCATCCACTTGATCCTGGCGACGCAGCGTCCGAGTGTGGACGTCATCACCGGGCTGATCAAGGCCAACGTGCCGACTCGTATGAGCTTCCGGCTGGCGACCAAGGTGGACTCCCGTACCATCATCGACTCGAACGGCGCCGAGAGCCTGCTGGGACGGGGCGACATGCTTTACCTGCCGCCGGGGACCAGCCGGTTACAGCGGGTTCATGCTCCGTTCGTGACCGAGAAGGAGATCTCCGCGGTGACTGCGTTCTGGCGGGCTCAGGGGGAGGCCGAGTACGTTGAGGGCTTCCTTGAGGGACCTAAGGACGAAAAGGACGGCAGCGGCGTCGAAGGGAGTCACTCGGATGAGAACGAGAATGATCCTATGTTCGACGATGCGGTCCGGCTGGTGTTCGAGTTCGGTAAGGCTAGTACTTCCCTGCTCCAGCGCCGGCTGCGGATCGGTTACGGCCGCGCTGCCCACCTGATCGACCTCATGGAGAGGGATGGGCTGGTGGGGCCAGCGGATGGATCGAAGCCGCGGGAGATTCTGAAGTCACCCAGCTTCTATAGCGAGATCGATGCGGCACTGCGGTAA
- a CDS encoding DUF2339 domain-containing protein, whose amino-acid sequence MHPDPANPSEPTPDTLASLAARIAALERQLAALQSPQPIPTAFAAQTAPIQPSPEPPPIPIPPPRPKQSFEDRLGSQIFNRIGVIALLIGTSLILKLAIEHGLIGPVARILIGLAAGVALVLWSERFRRNHFAAFSYSLKAVGTGVLYLTLWAAFHLYHLLPAPIALAAMILVTAWNAWMAFTQDAELLAAYALIGAFATPALLSTGGDHELFLFSYLLAIALAVAALLRLKPWPRLILGSFPATVLYFIAWYSDHFYQPNNASPIALTSAFLIAFFAAYTIPTLTLKSTEEQPQAYKLIPLALILANTAFLALGLYSVLQDTGHHDLLPWLMLALASISLGPRRLQQSPAAAGIRLSLAVTFLTIAIPLKASGRWITIGWLVEGVALLWTAARLSPRAEPEPPSPLAPHRIIRLLACAALTLGFFGAVSLPFWLDLEPTIHQAILNSRFATSLAAIAAFALAAWIARTASTRSSSTPDRLWPTITIATILALNLVSLQAGIDEIATFWNSTGHTHDSAFQTALSISAFLMAYGAALLAAGFWRRTAFIRWQGLILLVIAISKTFLYDVRDLSEGYRVASFMGLGALLMAVSFAYQKDWLNLRQPDPPPLE is encoded by the coding sequence ATGCATCCGGACCCGGCGAACCCGTCAGAGCCCACCCCAGACACCCTCGCGTCGCTCGCCGCACGCATCGCCGCCCTCGAGCGCCAGCTCGCCGCCCTCCAATCCCCCCAGCCAATCCCCACCGCCTTTGCCGCCCAAACCGCCCCCATCCAGCCCTCCCCCGAACCCCCACCAATCCCCATCCCACCCCCGCGCCCCAAACAATCCTTCGAAGACCGCCTCGGCTCCCAGATCTTCAACCGAATTGGCGTCATCGCCCTCCTCATCGGCACCAGCCTCATCCTCAAGCTCGCCATCGAGCACGGTCTCATCGGCCCCGTCGCCCGCATCCTCATCGGCCTCGCCGCCGGCGTCGCCCTCGTCCTCTGGTCGGAGCGATTCCGCCGCAACCACTTCGCCGCCTTCTCCTACTCCCTCAAAGCCGTCGGCACCGGCGTCCTTTATCTCACCCTCTGGGCCGCCTTCCACCTCTATCACCTCCTGCCCGCCCCCATCGCCCTCGCCGCCATGATCCTCGTCACCGCCTGGAACGCCTGGATGGCCTTCACTCAGGACGCCGAGCTCCTCGCCGCCTACGCCCTCATCGGCGCCTTCGCCACCCCCGCCCTCCTCTCCACCGGCGGCGACCACGAACTCTTCCTCTTCTCCTACCTCCTCGCCATAGCCCTCGCCGTAGCCGCCCTTCTCCGCCTCAAACCCTGGCCCCGCCTCATCCTCGGCTCCTTCCCCGCGACAGTCCTCTACTTCATAGCCTGGTACTCCGACCACTTCTACCAGCCCAACAACGCATCCCCCATCGCCCTCACCTCCGCCTTTCTCATCGCCTTCTTCGCCGCCTACACCATCCCCACCCTCACCCTCAAATCCACGGAAGAGCAACCACAGGCCTACAAACTCATCCCTCTCGCCCTCATCCTGGCCAACACGGCTTTCCTCGCCCTCGGCCTGTATTCCGTCCTCCAGGACACCGGCCATCACGACCTCCTCCCCTGGCTCATGCTCGCCCTCGCCTCCATCTCGCTCGGTCCCCGACGTCTCCAGCAAAGCCCCGCTGCCGCAGGCATCCGACTATCCCTCGCCGTCACCTTCCTCACCATCGCCATCCCCCTCAAGGCCTCCGGCCGCTGGATCACCATCGGCTGGCTCGTAGAAGGGGTAGCCCTCCTCTGGACCGCAGCCCGCCTCAGCCCGCGCGCAGAGCCCGAGCCTCCCTCGCCGCTAGCCCCCCACCGCATCATCCGCCTGCTAGCCTGCGCCGCCCTGACTTTAGGCTTCTTCGGAGCCGTCAGCCTCCCCTTCTGGCTTGATCTCGAACCCACCATCCACCAGGCCATCCTCAACTCCCGCTTCGCCACCTCCCTCGCCGCAATCGCCGCCTTCGCCCTCGCCGCCTGGATCGCCCGCACCGCCTCGACCAGGTCGTCATCCACCCCAGACCGCCTCTGGCCCACCATCACCATCGCCACCATCCTCGCCCTCAACCTGGTATCCCTCCAGGCCGGCATAGACGAGATCGCAACCTTCTGGAACTCTACCGGCCACACCCACGATTCAGCCTTCCAGACCGCCCTCTCCATCTCCGCCTTCCTCATGGCTTACGGTGCCGCCCTCCTCGCCGCCGGCTTCTGGCGACGCACCGCCTTCATCCGCTGGCAGGGCCTCATCCTCCTCGTCATCGCCATCTCCAAGACCTTCCTCTACGACGTCCGCGACCTCTCCGAGGGCTATCGGGTAGCCAGCTTCATGGGCCTCGGAGCCCTCCTCATGGCCGTCAGCTTCGCCTACCAAAAAGACTGGCTCAACCTCCGCCAACCCGACCCACCCCCTCTCGAATAG
- a CDS encoding DUF3999 family protein, with protein MFKPLQLAALAFAFQAIPAPHPHPIHFAYQRPVTLPAGQTSRTCVTLDAPVFAHSNATLSDLRLYTGSAEVPYATTISESSLEPPESARILNLGERSGRITFDLQMPPRSYTQVVLDLTGANFLATAHVTGLHSADDKSGTTLGAFTLFDLTAQHLSRNTTIPLQESSFPYLHIDLAVTPAPASPPQTFSPTMVQGAQIPPTRDAQTLYTAVAETSAFTQQETPQLGRATVADITIPARIPVERITFTLAPGSKLNFSRPVRITATPQKEGVILSAAKNLSSSLEAPDPASGAPETITGEITQVRLIANGPEIHQERLSIPATLGANLHAPAHIQIAIQNGDDKPLPVAAVRLEMRQRKLCFDPPAGAAGGKAEPVTLAYGDPALTPPIYDYARLFNPAAPTRPAILGPEQPNPNYIPRPQQLRPFTERHPELLWVALLAVVAVLGVIAFRSARTVKP; from the coding sequence TTGTTCAAACCCCTCCAACTCGCCGCTCTGGCCTTTGCCTTCCAGGCTATCCCTGCCCCCCACCCACACCCCATCCACTTCGCCTACCAACGCCCCGTCACCCTCCCCGCCGGCCAGACCTCCCGCACCTGCGTCACCCTCGACGCCCCCGTCTTTGCCCACTCGAACGCCACCCTCTCAGACCTCCGCCTCTACACCGGCTCCGCCGAGGTCCCCTACGCCACCACCATCTCAGAGTCCTCCCTCGAACCCCCAGAATCCGCCCGCATCCTGAACCTCGGCGAACGTTCAGGCCGCATTACCTTCGACCTCCAGATGCCCCCCCGCTCCTATACCCAGGTAGTCCTGGACCTGACCGGTGCCAACTTCCTCGCCACCGCCCACGTCACAGGCCTGCACTCCGCCGACGATAAATCCGGCACCACCCTCGGCGCCTTCACCCTCTTCGACCTCACCGCCCAGCACCTCTCCCGCAACACCACCATCCCCCTCCAGGAATCCAGCTTCCCCTACCTCCACATCGATCTAGCCGTAACCCCCGCCCCCGCATCCCCCCCGCAAACCTTCTCGCCCACCATGGTCCAGGGAGCCCAGATCCCCCCCACCCGCGACGCCCAGACCCTCTACACCGCCGTCGCCGAGACCTCCGCCTTCACCCAGCAGGAGACTCCCCAACTAGGCCGCGCAACGGTAGCCGACATCACCATCCCAGCCCGCATCCCGGTAGAGCGCATCACCTTCACCCTCGCCCCCGGCTCCAAACTGAACTTCAGCCGCCCCGTCCGCATCACCGCCACCCCGCAAAAGGAAGGGGTCATTCTGAGCGCAGCGAAGAACCTCAGTAGTTCGCTTGAAGCGCCAGACCCCGCCAGCGGAGCACCCGAAACCATCACAGGGGAGATCACTCAAGTCCGCCTCATCGCAAACGGTCCGGAGATCCACCAGGAACGTCTCAGCATCCCCGCCACCCTCGGTGCCAACCTCCACGCCCCCGCCCACATCCAGATCGCGATCCAGAACGGCGACGACAAGCCCCTCCCAGTAGCCGCCGTCCGCCTCGAAATGCGCCAGCGCAAACTCTGCTTCGACCCACCAGCGGGCGCAGCCGGAGGTAAGGCGGAACCGGTGACATTGGCCTACGGCGACCCCGCCCTGACCCCACCCATCTACGACTACGCCCGCCTCTTCAATCCCGCCGCCCCCACCCGCCCCGCCATCCTCGGCCCGGAGCAACCCAACCCCAACTACATCCCCCGCCCCCAGCAACTGCGACCCTTCACGGAACGCCACCCGGAACTCCTCTGGGTAGCTCTCCTCGCCGTAGTAGCCGTACTAGGCGTCATAGCCTTCCGCTCCGCCCGCACCGTCAAGCCCTGA
- a CDS encoding SDR family oxidoreductase has protein sequence MRIFVTGATGFIGTALIPELIQAGHTVLGLTRSEEGAEKLRAAGAEVLNGNLEDLDSLRKGAADSEGVIHLAFSHDFSQFEKNAADERAAITALGEVLAGSDKPFVVTSGTAIAANVDGKPSTETSAISPWNPRSGLEATVKTFTERGVKTSIVRLAQIHDTRKQGLVPYFLAVTRAKGVSGYVGDGSNRFPAAHVSDTARLYRLAFEKAEAGAIYHAVDEEGVTTKAIAEAHGRGLGIPVVSIPPTEVEAHFGWLAMFANADMPSSSELTQKKLNWKPTGPGLIADLDAMDYTQE, from the coding sequence ATGCGTATTTTCGTGACGGGAGCAACTGGTTTTATTGGGACGGCGCTCATTCCAGAGTTGATTCAGGCAGGACACACGGTACTCGGATTGACGCGCTCTGAGGAGGGCGCTGAGAAGCTACGGGCTGCGGGAGCCGAGGTGCTTAACGGCAACCTGGAAGATCTGGATAGTCTGCGTAAAGGCGCGGCCGATTCTGAAGGGGTGATCCACCTGGCGTTCAGCCATGACTTCTCTCAGTTTGAGAAGAACGCAGCGGATGAGCGTGCGGCGATCACTGCGCTGGGCGAGGTGCTGGCGGGTTCCGACAAGCCCTTCGTTGTGACTTCCGGCACGGCGATTGCGGCGAATGTTGACGGGAAGCCATCGACCGAGACGAGTGCGATCTCTCCCTGGAATCCTCGGTCCGGACTCGAGGCGACAGTCAAGACGTTTACCGAGCGTGGCGTGAAGACGTCGATCGTTCGGCTGGCGCAGATTCACGACACCCGGAAGCAGGGGCTGGTGCCGTATTTTCTTGCGGTGACACGCGCAAAGGGAGTGTCGGGGTATGTCGGTGACGGCAGCAATCGATTCCCTGCGGCGCATGTCTCCGACACGGCGAGACTCTATCGGTTGGCGTTTGAGAAGGCTGAGGCGGGTGCGATCTACCACGCTGTCGACGAGGAGGGCGTGACGACGAAAGCGATTGCGGAGGCGCACGGCCGTGGACTTGGGATTCCGGTTGTCAGCATCCCGCCAACAGAGGTTGAGGCGCACTTTGGATGGCTGGCTATGTTTGCCAACGCAGACATGCCTTCTTCCAGCGAACTCACGCAGAAGAAGCTGAATTGGAAGCCGACCGGTCCGGGCTTAATTGCCGACCTGGACGCGATGGACTATACGCAGGAGTAA
- a CDS encoding DinB family protein, with protein sequence MTSEMTSEMLAVSLETPETLLKSWQGHRRLTRKTIEAFPEEKLFEFSLGGMRTYGHMVLEMIGMTGPVVEGVLSGMWTTFNSGKVATKKEVLALWDEQTMLLQERFPKIPEARFWAMDKAFGQWEMPGIVMIRYAIDNEIHHRGEGYVYLRVLGIEPPAFYDRN encoded by the coding sequence ATGACAAGCGAGATGACGAGTGAAATGTTGGCCGTGAGTTTGGAGACGCCGGAGACGCTGCTGAAGAGCTGGCAGGGGCATCGGCGGCTTACGCGCAAGACGATCGAGGCTTTCCCGGAAGAGAAGCTGTTTGAGTTCTCGCTGGGCGGGATGAGGACGTATGGGCACATGGTGCTGGAGATGATCGGGATGACGGGGCCGGTGGTGGAAGGGGTGTTGTCCGGGATGTGGACGACGTTCAACTCCGGTAAAGTGGCGACGAAGAAAGAGGTGCTGGCGCTTTGGGATGAGCAGACGATGTTGCTTCAGGAGCGGTTTCCGAAGATTCCTGAGGCGCGCTTCTGGGCTATGGATAAAGCGTTCGGACAATGGGAGATGCCGGGTATCGTGATGATCCGGTATGCGATCGATAACGAGATCCACCATCGCGGGGAAGGGTATGTTTATCTGCGGGTGCTGGGGATTGAGCCTCCGGCTTTTTACGATCGCAACTGA